One part of the Pannonibacter sp. XCT-53 genome encodes these proteins:
- the bcsA gene encoding UDP-forming cellulose synthase catalytic subunit: MTSFSRLLPWFVTACLVGFLVTLPIGTQSQLVLGIVLIGALLLVWRFWPGPHQRLVMMAIGTLLVLRYLYWRATSTLPSTSDMADFIPGMILFAAELFCIGMLFISLFVVASPLERKPARRLADDELPTVDVFIPTYNEDVHLLSATLAAARALDYPADRLRVYLLDDGGTDQKCAQENVSLAAAARRRRAELMSLCSDLGATYLTRARNEHAKAGNLNNGLAHSTGELVVVFDADHAPVREFLRETVGHFRDDARLFLVQTPHFFLNPDPVEKNLSTWLRMPSENEMFYSVIQRGLDRWNAAFFCGSAAVLRRAALVEAGGFSGVSITEDCETALELHARGWNSRYVDRPMIAGLQPETFASFIGQRSRWCRGMMQILLLKNPLLKRGLSLPQRLCYLSSALFWAFPFPRLTFLVAPLLFIFFDLKIFIANSQEFVAFAVTYLIANMILQNYLYGRVRWPWVSELYEYIQSFYLAPAMLSVLLNPRKPSFNVTEKGVTTNRDFLSSLATPYFVSFAVLVVAMGYAGWRYATQTLDNDLLVVVCIWNALNLALAAVSLGVVSERSERRRNQRLAVNRCGRLDLHGGSLPVQIQDASTTGARVKLLTPGVDLPGGEGLPVGWLHVATLDGKTETGGIPVIVRRTISEPDSMAIGLQYLKPTPQHYTVIAELMYGQGKPLSDFWNLRRAGKGLLRGTLMFLRMSLGQMVRGLQFGWLALSQPKPDASDQPVVPPRAPETGGTVAPFKTAEG; encoded by the coding sequence ATGACCTCGTTCAGTCGTCTTCTTCCCTGGTTCGTCACGGCCTGCCTCGTCGGTTTCCTGGTCACGCTGCCGATCGGCACCCAGTCCCAGCTGGTGCTGGGCATCGTGCTCATCGGTGCGCTGCTGCTCGTGTGGCGATTCTGGCCCGGCCCCCACCAGCGGCTGGTCATGATGGCGATCGGCACGCTGCTGGTCCTGCGCTACCTGTACTGGCGTGCGACGAGCACGCTGCCCTCGACCAGCGACATGGCGGATTTCATTCCGGGCATGATCCTGTTTGCCGCCGAACTGTTCTGCATCGGCATGCTGTTCATCAGCCTTTTCGTGGTGGCCAGCCCGCTCGAGCGCAAGCCGGCGCGGCGGCTTGCCGATGACGAGCTGCCAACCGTCGACGTCTTCATTCCGACCTACAACGAGGATGTCCACCTGCTCTCGGCAACGCTCGCGGCGGCCAGAGCCCTCGACTATCCGGCCGACCGGCTGCGCGTCTATCTTCTCGATGACGGCGGCACCGACCAGAAATGCGCGCAGGAGAATGTCTCGCTCGCGGCCGCCGCACGGCGCCGGCGGGCGGAGCTGATGAGCCTGTGCAGCGACCTCGGTGCGACCTACCTGACCAGGGCGCGCAACGAGCACGCCAAGGCCGGCAACCTGAACAACGGCCTTGCCCATTCCACCGGCGAACTGGTCGTCGTGTTCGACGCCGACCATGCGCCGGTGCGCGAGTTCCTGCGCGAGACCGTTGGCCATTTCCGTGATGATGCCCGCCTGTTCCTCGTGCAGACGCCGCATTTCTTCCTGAACCCGGATCCGGTGGAAAAGAACCTGTCGACCTGGCTCAGGATGCCCTCGGAAAACGAGATGTTCTACTCGGTCATCCAGCGTGGTCTTGACCGGTGGAATGCGGCCTTCTTCTGCGGCTCGGCCGCGGTCCTGCGCCGGGCGGCCCTGGTGGAGGCGGGAGGCTTCTCCGGCGTCTCGATCACCGAGGACTGCGAGACGGCGCTGGAGCTGCACGCGCGCGGCTGGAACAGCCGCTATGTCGACCGTCCCATGATCGCCGGACTGCAGCCGGAAACCTTCGCCTCCTTCATCGGCCAGCGCTCGCGCTGGTGCCGGGGCATGATGCAGATCCTGCTGCTCAAGAATCCCCTGCTCAAGCGCGGTCTCTCCCTGCCGCAGCGGCTCTGCTACCTGTCGTCGGCGCTGTTCTGGGCCTTCCCGTTCCCGCGACTCACGTTCCTCGTGGCGCCGCTGCTGTTCATCTTCTTCGACCTGAAGATCTTCATCGCCAACAGCCAGGAATTCGTCGCCTTCGCGGTGACCTACCTGATCGCGAACATGATCCTGCAGAACTATCTTTATGGACGGGTGCGCTGGCCCTGGGTGTCCGAGCTCTACGAATACATCCAGTCCTTCTATCTCGCGCCCGCCATGCTGTCGGTCCTGCTCAATCCGCGCAAGCCGAGCTTCAACGTGACGGAAAAGGGCGTGACCACGAACCGCGACTTCCTGTCGTCGCTGGCAACGCCCTACTTCGTCAGCTTTGCCGTGCTCGTGGTTGCCATGGGCTATGCCGGCTGGCGCTATGCGACCCAGACGCTCGACAATGACCTCCTGGTCGTCGTCTGCATCTGGAATGCGCTGAACCTCGCGCTCGCGGCCGTTTCGCTCGGTGTCGTTTCGGAACGCTCGGAACGGCGGCGCAACCAGCGCCTTGCGGTCAACCGCTGCGGCCGTCTCGACCTGCATGGCGGCAGCCTGCCGGTGCAGATCCAGGACGCCTCGACCACCGGCGCGCGCGTCAAGCTGCTGACGCCGGGGGTCGACCTGCCCGGCGGGGAGGGCCTTCCGGTCGGCTGGCTGCATGTCGCGACGCTCGACGGCAAGACGGAAACCGGCGGCATTCCGGTCATCGTCCGGCGCACGATCAGCGAGCCCGACAGCATGGCCATCGGCCTGCAGTATCTGAAACCGACGCCGCAGCATTACACGGTGATTGCCGAGCTCATGTACGGCCAGGGCAAGCCCCTGTCGGACTTCTGGAACCTGCGCCGCGCCGGCAAGGGCCTGCTCAGGGGCACGCTGATGTTCCTGCGCATGTCGCTCGGCCAGATGGTGCGTGGCCTGCAGTTCGGCTGGCTGGCGCTCAGCCAGCCGAAACCGGATGCCTCCGACCAGCCGGTCGTGCCGCCACGGGCGCCGGAAACCGGCGGCACGGTGGCTCCGTTCAAGACGGCGGAGGGCTGA
- a CDS encoding cellulose biosynthesis cyclic di-GMP-binding regulatory protein BcsB: MTSPVRPTTSQAGVWLLRSTALAAMLLAGVVLPAAAPVVASEPVASEPAPDRTFRPLPALAGGLRLSGESDHREWPVYLTRTQAAQPGVFELVLTSAVSVMPEGSTLRLAVNGQTLGEQPIKAFGQPQLLRFDLPPGALQPGLNALRLTVSQRHRVACDTPSTYELWSDIDPARTGLRFADASLGLETLPDLAALAPDSRGAQRLRIVQGDLTDTLALTRAVGVLTRIARETGISHPIVEVSGSARPAPGLTLILGTPTELRALGSPALPQPGNLTLVEGEGGVTLVVAEQDQDGLDALAARIGSGDLSLAARSGSADGAAALDRLLPRPVEPGTTLTLADLGARTSEFNGRLQRTRFDLRLPDDFFPAETGTINLSLAGGYAAGLDPSSQIVVRVNGEVAAGLPLSDPAGDVFADKVLRLSLKAFRPGLNSVEITTQTETAADRQCDTLAALHEPPRFLLVDETRLDIPAYPRLLGLPSLNASLTGGLARKAGGDVPVYVPFATPDMLSAAATLAVRLGMDMDGQGSVSIRVGRPQPDEPAAVLVGAFGDLSPAALAAAGLDAGRLRAAWSAPTLDGSTPQMVNASNPLQRRVVSLQSISRSDPVMTGSIRTPQEAAAAQPERSLTATPGSSDEVMQRWLQAHEDRDLLRSTLSRVETAVTGLFVRPDSPRQPLTPGTTLVIAQGRPMAETGGFWTVVTAPSPAALSIAVEDIVAPGMWRQLAGHEARYDMQTGLVTTDAGAPDFHVVTAPESAANWRLVAAGWLSGNPLAYAGLLLAAALCLALATGRALRPGGQVRS; encoded by the coding sequence ATGACCTCTCCCGTCCGCCCGACCACATCCCAGGCCGGCGTCTGGCTGCTGCGCAGCACGGCCCTTGCCGCCATGCTCCTCGCCGGCGTGGTCCTTCCCGCCGCCGCCCCGGTCGTCGCGTCCGAGCCGGTGGCGAGCGAGCCCGCGCCCGACCGCACCTTCCGCCCCCTGCCCGCGCTTGCCGGCGGACTGCGGCTGTCCGGCGAAAGCGATCACCGCGAGTGGCCCGTCTATCTGACCCGCACCCAGGCTGCGCAGCCGGGGGTCTTCGAGCTGGTGCTGACCTCGGCCGTGTCCGTGATGCCGGAGGGCTCGACGCTGCGCCTTGCCGTCAATGGCCAGACCCTCGGCGAACAGCCGATCAAGGCCTTCGGCCAGCCGCAGCTCCTGCGGTTCGATCTGCCTCCCGGTGCGCTGCAACCCGGTCTCAATGCGCTGCGGCTGACGGTCAGCCAGCGTCACCGGGTGGCCTGCGACACACCCTCCACCTACGAGCTGTGGAGCGACATCGACCCGGCCCGCACCGGCCTGCGCTTTGCCGACGCTTCACTCGGCCTCGAGACCTTGCCGGATCTGGCAGCGCTCGCCCCCGACAGCCGCGGGGCCCAGCGCCTGCGCATCGTGCAGGGGGACCTGACCGACACGCTCGCCCTGACGCGCGCCGTCGGCGTTCTGACGCGCATCGCCCGGGAAACCGGCATTTCGCATCCGATCGTCGAGGTGAGCGGCAGTGCCAGACCGGCCCCCGGCCTGACGCTGATCCTCGGCACCCCGACCGAGCTGCGTGCGCTCGGCAGCCCGGCCCTGCCGCAACCCGGCAACCTGACCCTGGTCGAGGGCGAGGGCGGCGTGACGCTGGTCGTGGCCGAGCAGGACCAGGACGGCCTGGATGCCCTCGCGGCCCGCATCGGGTCGGGCGACCTGTCGCTGGCAGCGCGCAGCGGGTCTGCGGACGGCGCGGCCGCGCTGGACCGCCTGCTGCCGCGCCCCGTGGAGCCGGGCACGACGCTGACCCTTGCCGATCTCGGCGCCCGGACCAGCGAGTTCAACGGCCGCCTGCAGCGCACGCGGTTCGACCTGCGGCTCCCCGACGACTTCTTCCCGGCCGAGACCGGCACGATCAACCTGTCGCTGGCAGGCGGCTATGCCGCAGGGCTGGATCCCTCCAGCCAGATCGTCGTGCGTGTCAACGGCGAGGTGGCCGCCGGCCTGCCGCTGTCGGATCCGGCCGGCGACGTCTTCGCCGACAAGGTCCTGCGCCTGTCGCTGAAGGCGTTCCGACCGGGGCTCAACAGCGTCGAGATCACGACCCAGACCGAGACCGCCGCCGACCGGCAGTGCGACACGCTCGCAGCCCTGCACGAGCCGCCGCGCTTTCTGCTGGTTGACGAGACGCGGCTGGACATTCCGGCCTATCCGCGCCTGCTCGGCCTGCCCTCGCTCAACGCCAGCCTGACGGGCGGGCTCGCGCGCAAGGCCGGCGGCGACGTGCCGGTCTACGTGCCCTTCGCCACGCCCGACATGCTGTCGGCGGCGGCCACGCTTGCCGTCCGGCTCGGGATGGACATGGACGGACAGGGCAGCGTCTCGATCCGGGTGGGACGCCCGCAGCCGGATGAACCTGCCGCGGTGCTGGTCGGCGCTTTCGGTGACCTGTCGCCGGCAGCCCTGGCGGCGGCCGGACTGGATGCCGGACGCCTGCGCGCGGCCTGGAGCGCGCCGACCCTCGACGGCAGCACGCCGCAGATGGTCAATGCCTCCAACCCGCTGCAGCGGCGTGTCGTCTCGCTGCAGTCGATCAGCCGGTCCGATCCGGTGATGACGGGCTCCATCCGCACGCCGCAGGAGGCAGCCGCCGCGCAGCCGGAGCGATCCCTGACCGCCACGCCGGGATCCAGCGACGAGGTGATGCAGCGCTGGCTGCAGGCGCATGAGGACCGCGACCTGCTGCGCAGCACCCTCTCCCGCGTCGAGACGGCGGTCACGGGGCTATTCGTGCGGCCCGACAGTCCGCGCCAGCCGCTGACGCCGGGCACGACGCTGGTCATTGCCCAGGGGCGACCGATGGCCGAGACCGGAGGCTTCTGGACGGTCGTCACCGCACCAAGCCCGGCGGCACTGTCGATTGCCGTCGAGGACATCGTGGCCCCCGGGATGTGGCGTCAGCTCGCCGGGCACGAGGCGCGGTACGACATGCAGACCGGACTGGTGACGACGGATGCGGGCGCGCCGGACTTCCATGTCGTGACCGCGCCGGAGTCGGCGGCAAACTGGCGACTGGTTGCCGCGGGCTGGCTGTCCGGCAATCCGCTTGCCTATGCAGGGCTGCTGCTGGCAGCAGCGCTCTGCCTGGCTCTGGCCACGGGCCGGGCGCTGCGCCCGGGCGGACAGGTGCGCTCCTGA